ATAGGATGGGGTAAATTCCGTATGCTTCGCGTGGATTATGTCCGTTCTTATCAAAACGGATTCCAGACAGACGGTATCGTTTTCGGATTAAAATTCCTTAATATTATTGACTAAAAATCAAAAAGCCGGATAATCTCTTATCCGGCTTTTTGATTTTGCTATTTTTTCATAAAAACATCATATCCAAAACGGATCAGGGTTCCGATCACGACTATTAAAAAGAAAATCCGGATAAAACCATTTCCTTTATTGATCGCCAGTTTAGCACCAACCCAACCGCCCAAAGCGTTACAGGCAGCCATTGGCAGCGCAACCATCCAGATTATCTTTCCTTTCAGCAAAAACAGGCAGATCGATCCGAAATTTGTTGCCAGATTTACCATTTTAGCATTTGCGGAAGCATGTAAAAAATCAAATCCCAATAGGGAAATAAAGGCTACCACAAAAAAGCTTCCGGTTCCCGGACCAATAAACCCGTCATAGAATCCCACAACCACACTTATTAATGCGGCATAAATTACCTGGCGTTTGTAACTGAGTGCCTTTTCCTGCCGCTGTCCGAAATCCTTTTTCAGGAACGTATAAATCGCCAGAAAAACAAGTACAGCCAACAATAGCGGTTTCATAAAATCATTGCTCACCATCGTTAACAGGGTAGAACCCGCAAAAGCCGCTAAAAATGCCAGACCAGCCATTAACAGCAATAACCGCCAGTTCATCGTGACTTTTTTCAGGTACTGATAGGCCGCAAAACTGGTGCCGCTGAAAGCCGGAATCTTTAACGTCCCTATCACCGACGACACGGCATAATTGGGTAATAAAACCAGCGCTATAGGTGTTTGTATCAAACCGCCGCCGCCAATAATGGCATCGATAAACCCTGCGGCAAAAGCCGCCAGGCAAAGAAACAGTAAGGTCGTTATTTCCATGGTTTTAAAAAGAAAAGAGCTAAATTCTAACAGAACTCAGCTCTTCAATATTATTCTTATCTAAATATTAAACGCGTACTATTTTGGCTCCGATCGCTCTTAAACGCTCGTCGATTTTTTCGTAACCGCGGTCAATTTGTTCAATATTCTGGATCGTACTGGTTCCTTTTGCCGATAAGGCTGCAATTAAAAGGGAAATTCCGGCACGGATATCAGGAGAAGACATTATGGTCGCTTTTAACTGCGATTTGAAATCATGTCCGATAATCGTCGCTCGGTGCGGGTCGCAAAGAATAATTTTCGCTCCCATATCGATCAGTTTATCCACGAAGAACAAACGGCTTTCAAACATTTTCTGATGAATCAGCACTTCTCCTTTTGCCTGTGTTGCCACAACAAGGATGATACTTAATAAATCCGGTGTAAATCCAGGCCATGGTGCATCGGCAATAGTTAATATTGAACCGTCAATATCCGTTTTAATTTCATATCCGTCAACGTGAGCCGGTATGTGAATATCGTCACCTCTTCGTTCCAGCGTAATTCCTAATTTACGGAAAGTACCCGGAATCACTCCTAAATTATCCCAGCTAACGTTTTTAATCGTAATCTCACTTTGGGTCATCGCTGCCAGACCAATCCAGGAACCGATCTCGATCATATCCGGAAGGATTCTGTGCTCACAGCCGCCAAGTGCTTCAACACCTTCAATTTCCAATAAGTTAGATCCTACACCGTGAATCTTGGCGCCCATAGCGTTCAGCATTTTACACAACTGTTGTAAATATGGTTCGCAGGCTGCGTTATAAATGGTTGTTTTTCCTTCTGCCAAAACTGCGGCCATAACAATATTTGCCGTCCCGGTTACCGAAGCCTCATCCAGAAGCATGTAGGTTCCTTTTAGTCTTTCGGCTTCCACGCCATAGAAATGGTCTTCTTTATTGTATCGGAATTTTGCTCCTAAACTGATGAATCCTTCAAAATGGGTATCCAAACGACGGCGTCCGATTTTATCACCTCCCGGTTTCGGAATATATCCTTTCCCAAAACGTGCCAATAACGGCCCGACAATCATGATAGATCCTCTTAATGCTCTTCCTTCATCTTTAAAAGCAACCGACTCCAGATAGTTTAAATTAACGTCATCTGCCTGAAAAGTATAGGCATTTGGCCCTATTTTCTGAATCTTAACACCTAAATTCCCTAATAACGTAATCAGTTTGTTAACGTCGATAATATCGGGAATATTAGAAATCGTTACTTTTTCAGGTGTAAGCAACACCGCACACAAAATTTGTAATGCTTCATTTTTTGCTCCCTGAGGGGTTATTTCTCCTTTTAATTTTATACCTCCTTCAATTTTGAATGTTCCCATATGGTAAAAGAAAATTACGCTTTTCGGTTATTATTTTTATTGTTATTGTTGTTACTATTTTTCTGATTGGTGAAATTTTTATTGCTGTTCGCATTTCCGCCATTCTTTTGTTTGCTGCCAAATTGTGTTTTGTTGGACTGCTTTTTGTTCACCCGCATTAGATCGGTTGTATTTGAAAGCTCCTCATCTGTTTTCAGCAGGTTAATTTTACCTCCGGACAGTTCATAGAGGTGTTCAAAAATAACTTCATCCTTCACACTATCCTTATTCCAGCTCAGGTAGGACTTTTTCATGTGATTGGCAATAACCATAATCAAAGCGTTTTTCAGCTCTCCTTCTTCCCATTTATTAGCAACATCAATCATGTACTTAATATTATTTCCGTAGAAACGATATTTCGGAAAATTCTGAGGATAGGCTAATCTGTCCGGCTTCTGATTCAATACTTCTTTATTCGGAATCGGATACGGCGAATCTACATCCAGCGTAAAATCGGACATTATAAAAAGCTGATCCCATAATTTATGCTGGAAATCCGGCACATCTCTCAGGTGCGGGTTCAAACTTCCCATTACCGTAATGATATATTTTGCCGCTTTGTTTCGTTCGTCCCTGTCTTCAATTACCGTTGCCTGGTTGATCAGTTTCTGCAAATGACGTCCGTATTCCGGAATAATCAAATGCGGGCGCTCGGCATTGTATTCAAGAAAACCAATAGCTTCTTCTGGGCTGTACTTCATTCTTTTTTGAATTTATAAAGAAATAATTCCTTCAATTTTTGATAGTTCAAGATACTTATCAATCACGCTTTGTGCGCTGTTCATTGTAACATTAATGGACACACTGGTATATTTTCCCGTTTTGGATTGACTCGTTTGTATAACGGCTCCTACTCCGTCGAAAGATTTCTCTATTATCGCCACTTTTTCAGTATCGGTAGGGACAATAAATTTAAACAAATATTCTGAAGGCCAAAGTGTTGAATTGGTTAATTCTTCTTTAAGTCTGTGGTAAAATTCTTCTGTTTTCTTATCCATCTTCATACAAAATAAAAGCAAATATACATTAGAGTTATGAATTATGAAGCATCAAACAGGATAAATCCGATAACTCTGAAATTATAAATTAAAAACTATTCTTTTGATTAAACAAAAAAATGTAAATTTGCGCCTTATTTTTAAAAAGTGAATAAGGAAATTGTTGTTATAATTGGAGGACCGGGTTCGGGGAAAACCACACTTATTGATGGTTTAACGGATAGAGGATATACTTGTTATCCTGAAATTTCCCGTGAGGTAACTTTGGAGGCCCGTAAACAGGGAATTGAACAACTCTTCCTGGAAAGACCGCTGCTTTTCAGTGAATTACTGCTGGAAGGAAGAAAAAAACAATTTGTCAGTGCAACCAATGAAGCAGCTGAAATTGTTTTTCTAGACCGCGGTATTCCCGATGTACTGGCTTATATGCACTACATTGGCGATGCTTATCCCGCTTTTTTCGACAACGCCTGCAAAGAACACAAATATTCCAAAATTTTTATCCTTCCACCCTGGGAAGACATTTACATCAGCGACGATGCGCGCTATGAAAACTACGAACAGGCTGTTTTAATTCACGAACACCTTGTAGAAACCTATGAAAAATACGGCTACAATCTAATCGAAGTACCAAAAGACACTGTAGATAGCAGAATTCTTTTTATATTAGACAAACTTTCAAAATAATTACGAATCAGGCACGGCAATACTTTCCGGTATTGACGCAGCAGGACTCCTAACATTTATTTGATGTCTGAAGCTCTAAAAACTCTTCAAAAATATTGGAAGTACGACAGTTTTCGGGATCCTCAGGACATGATTATTCAGTCTGTCCTTGACGGAAAAGATACGTTTGCACTATTGCCAACCGGAGGCGGAAAATCAATTTGCTTTCAGGTTCCGGGCATTATGCTGCCGGGTATCTGCCTTGTTATTTCCCCTTTAGTAGCCCTGATGAAGGACCAGGTACAAAACCTGCAAAAAAGAAACATTAAAGCAATTGCCCTAACCGGCGGAATTTCGTCCGATGAAATTATCGACCTGTTAGACAACTGCCAGTTTGGAAACTACAAATTCCTGTATGTTTCTCCGGAACGACTGCAGTCGGACTGGATTATCGAAAGAATCAAAGGACTGCCGATTAACCTGATTGCCATTGACGAAGCACATTGTGTTTCCCAATGGGGACATGATTTCCGCCCGGCCTATCTTAAAATTGCAACTTTAAAAAGTTTTTTTCCAAAAGTTCCTTTCCTGGCACTGACCGCATCGGCAACCGAACGCGTACAGGAAGACATCTGTAAAGAACTGCTCCTGGACAATCCCGTTCTTTTTAAAAAATCCTTTGCCCGGGAAAATATCGCCTATATGGTCTTTGAGGCCGAAGACAAATTACACCGGATAACCCAGATGCTGACCAAAAATCCGGGGCCTTCCATTATTTACGTCCGCAACAGGAAATCCTGCCACGATATAGCCGCACAGCTCACCTCGCTGGGATTCCGTACCGCTTTTTATCACGGCGGATTATCCACCAAGGACAAGGAACGGCAAATGCAGCTCTGGATGGAAGAAAGCGCACAGGTGATTATTGCCACCAATGCTTTCGGAATGGGCATTGACAAGCCCAACGTTAAAACGGTAATCCACGTTCAGCTGCCCGAAAATCTTGAAAATTATTACCAGGAGGCCGGAAGAGCCGGAAGAAACGGTGAAAAAGCGTTTGCGGTTACCCTGATCGCACCTTCCGACATTGGCACCACCAAAAATCAGTTTATAGAAGTACTGCCAGACAAAACTTTTTTAAAGGAAGTCTATATCAAGCTCAACAACTATTTCCAGATTGCTTACGGCGAAGGCTTTAACGATTCCTTTTCGTTCAATCTGAATCATTTTTGCCTGCATTATAAATTCCCGGTTTTAAAAACCTTTAATGCCCTACAGTTTTTAGACCGCCAGGGCGTGATTACCTTATCGGCGACTTTCTCCGAAAAAGTGACCATCCAGTTCCTGTTACCCAGCAAGGAGATCATCCGGTATATCAGCCTGAACAGTGCAGACGAAGCGGTTATTGTTGCTGTTTTGCGGAATTACCCGGGTGTTTACGATATGGAAACCCCTATTAACAGCAGTTTGATCGCCCGTAAGGCAGGTACCTCTGAAGATACCGTTTTTCAGATTTTAAAGCGTTTACACGAAAAAGAAATCATAAGCTTTAACAGCCAGGCAAACGACAGCCAGCTCACTTTTAACGAAGTACGGGAAGACAGCCTTACCATTAACAGGCTTTCCAAGTTTTTAGAAAAGCAAAACGACCTGAAAATTGCCCAATTTGAAGCGGTTGTTGCCTATATGACCGATAAAAAACTATGCAAGAGCCGTTTTATTCTAAACTATTTCGGCGAGCAAAACACTACCGATTGCGGCAGCTGCTCCGTTTGCATCACCAGAAAGAAAGCACCGTCCGATCCTGTAGCCACCGCAAAGGAGATCGTGGCGCTTTTAAAAAATAGTCCGCTAACGTCAAGAGAAATTGAAAACAGGCTTAATTTAACGCCGGAGGAAACTATATTTGCAATTCAGCTGCTGCTGGAATACAACAGCATTACCCTAAACACTAAAAATCAATACCTTTTAAAATAATGAATACGCTACGAATCGTTTTTATGGGAACTCCCGATTTTGCAGTCGGAATTCTGGACACTATATATCAAAACAATTATGAAATTGCCGCTGTAATCACAGCTCCGGACAAACCTGCCGGACGCGGGCAAAAATTAAAATATTCTGCCGTAAAGGAATATGCATTAGCAAAAAACCTTCCGATACTGCAGCCGACAAATTTAAAGGACCCGTCTTTTTTAAGCGAATTAAAAAGTCTGAATGCCAATCTGCAGATCGTGGTGGCTTTCCGGATGCTGCCGGAAGCAGTCTGGAAAATGCCAAGCCTGGGGACTTTTAACCTTCATGCCTCCCTGCTGCCGGAATACCGTGGTGCTGCCCCGATTAACTGGGCAATCATTAACGGTGAAACCAAAACCGGAGTGACTACTTTTTTTATTGATGATAAAATCGATACCGGTGCTATGATTTTAAGTTCCGAAACCGAAATTGAACCCAATGAAACTGCCGGCGAGCTGCACGACAGGCTGATGCACCTGGGAAGCGACACCGTGATCCGGACTTTACAGCAAATTGAAAAAGGCGACGTTACCACAACCATACAGGCCGAAAGCAGCGACATTAAAACCGCTTATAAACTCAATAAAGAAAACTGCAAAGTAGACTGGAGCAAAAAAGGAGAAGAAATTCACAACCTGGTAAGAGGTTTAAGTCCCTACCCGGCTGCCTGGTGTTTTATAAACGACAAAGAACAGGAATGGAACGTGAAGCTTTATGAGACTTCTTTTGAAGCGGCAAACCATGATTTTGCTGCCGGAAAGATTCTGGCAACAAAAAAAGATTTAAAGGTCGCTGTACAAAACGGTTACGTTCAGATTCACCAATTACAATTTCCCGGAAAGAAGCGAATGAAGACATCCGAACTCTTAAACGGAATTGTTTTTTCTGAAAACGCAATCGCTTCTTAAGTGGCGTAAACACTAATATTTGCAAAAATTTGAGAAAAACAACTAAGTTTATTAACAATCGCACTTAGTTATCAACATTTTACCGTAAAAACAGCCAAAAGACTTGTGTAATTGGGAAATCCACATAATTTTGTAAGACAATTAATTAATTTTAACCAAACAATTAATAACTAGAATTATGAACAAATCAGAATTAATCGATGCAATCGCTGCAGACGCAGGTATTACTAAAGCAGCTGCTAAATTAGCTTTAGAGTCTTTTTTAAATAATGTTGAAGGTACTTTAGCTAAAGGTGGAAGAGTATCTTTAGTAGGTTTTGGTTCTTGGTCAGTTTCTAAAAGAGCTGCAAGAGAGGGAAGAAATCCTCAAACAGGAAAAACGATCAAAATTGCAGCTAAAAATGTTGTAAAATTCAAAGCTGGTGCTGAATTAGAAGGTTCTGTAAACAAATAATAATTTGTTAGACAAAAATAATAAAACCTCTCGTTGAGAGGTTTTTTTTATGCATTAAACGATTTTTTTTTGACCGATTCTATTTTTTTTGTTAAATTTAATTCTAAACTCTCAGGAAATGATTTCAATTAAGCCTCAAAAAGGAAATCTGCTCATTGCAGAGCCTTCAATTATAGGAGATCTTTCATTTAACAGATCCGTGATATTATTAGCCGACCACAACAGTGACGGTTCGGTAGGATTTATTTTAAACAAACCGCTGGGATATTCCATACAGGATTTAATCCCTGAAATCCATTCGAATTTTAAGATCTACAACGGCGGTCCGGTTGAGCAGGACAACCTGTATTTTATCCACAACGTTCCTGAATTAATTACCAACAGTATTGAAATTTCCAATGGAATCTATTGGGGCGGCGATTTCGAGTTAACCAAAGAACTGATCAACGCCGGAAAGATAAAAAAAGGGAATATCCGTTTTTTCCTGGGCTATACCGGTTGGGATATCCATCAGCTGGAACACGAACTTGAAGAAAATTCCTGGATTGTGAGTGAGAACAGTCATAAAAATAAAATCATTGGAAAATCCACTGTTCACTTCTGGAAAGAAAAAATCATGGAGCAGGGAGGCGATTACTTAATCTGGTCCAATGCTCCCGAAAATCCTGTATTAAATTAATTCAAACGGATAAAGGCGTTTAGCTTTTTAACCAAATCTGCTGAAAATTCTGTTTTATAGTCCTTTTTACGGTATTTCGTGATGGGCTGAACACCTTTTATCACATTCGTAAGAAACAACTCGTCTGCCTTCTGTAAATCGAAAGGAGAAATAGATTGTTCCACCACTTCCAGTCCTTCCATTTTTCGGGAAAGCGCCAGCACCTGTTTTCGCATGATACCGTTCAAACATCCGTCTGCAATGGGTGGTGTAATTAATTTGCCATCCATCAGCATAAAAAGATTTGCCTGCAGTGCTTCCACCACATTTTTCTCATCATTCATCACCAGGCAGTTTTCATAACCGTTTTCATAAGCAAAAATACTTCCGGTTATCTGCACCATTCTGTTCGTACTCTTTAAAGTCGAAAACAACTGCCTGGTCACATAGGCATCCTTAAACAATTCTACTTCATAAGCCGCAGCATCAAAAGCATACAGTGCATTTTCAAGCGGCTCGGCAGTAACGATAAAAGCCACTTCATTGGTTTTAGGCAGGTAAAAGCCGCCATTTTCCCGGAATACAGAAAAACGTACCCTGTAGGAAGCGACCTGCTCTTTTGTTTTCAAAAGTTCCAGCACCTGTGTTTCAAAATATTCCATCGTAAAGTTCATCGGAAGATCCATACGAAGGATTCTTGTGGAAGCCATTAACCGAAAATAATGATCTTCCAGGAAAAGAATTTTATTATCTAATACTTTCAACGTTTCAAAAACGGCATCGCCATACAGAAAACCTCTGTTTTCCTGAATCTGAATCCCCGAATTTTCAACTATTAAACCATTATAATTAATCATAAAAAAAGCCCTGATTTTATTTCAGGGCAAATATACTTTATATAAACCGAAACTACACAGAACCGATTACATGTTTTAAATCGGAAATCTGATTTTCCCACAGCAGCTTTGCTTCGTGCAAATCGCCATGTTCGGCAAAATCAACAACCATTAACGAAACGTCTTTTGTAATTTCATCTTCCAATATGCGCAACTCAAAATAATATTCGCTATCCTTATCATTATCATCAACCCAGCGGAACTTCACTTTTTCACCTGACTTTTTTGAAGCCAGCCGTGCTTTCTCCTCAGAATCATCCCAAATGAAGGTAAAAAACTCCCCTCTTGAGTTTACATTATCTGCAAACCATTCTGACAAACCGGAAGGCGTTGAAATATATTGATACAATAACTGGGGGGATGACATTATAGGAAATTCTAATTCGTATTTTACTTTACCTTCCATATATTAAATTTTTCGGAAATATATAGAATAATACATACAAAAAAAAAGAATTTCAGAAAAAATATTTTTTTTAAAAATATATTTGGAAGCTTCGAATTTAGTCTTATATTTGCACCCGCATTCAAGGATGTAACACGAAAGACGAAATGGCGAGGTAGCTCAGTTGGTTAGAGCGCAGGATTCATAACCCTGAGGTCACGGGTTCAACTCCCGTCCTCGCTACAAGGAAAATAAAGGGCTGATAGAAAATTCTATCAGCCCTTTTGCATTTGGTATAACGAGTCAGATCTATAAAAAAACATTTTAACTAATCGGTTAAAACATAAGACATTGGTGTTCTTTTTAATTCTTTTCGTACAATAAAAAAAATAAAAAGATAGCAGGAAAATTACTATTTCTGTATCCGGGTAAAGAGAAAGGTGCTCCCCTTTACAGGAATAAAGCGAAGCACCTGAGAAGAGAAATTTAGTCGCCTTTGCTTGCTGCAACGACCGTTTCGATAAATTCGTCCATCTGTTCGAGTTTTTCGTTTTCACCATTTTCTTCATATTGGAC
This region of Flavobacterium inviolabile genomic DNA includes:
- a CDS encoding START-like domain-containing protein — protein: MEGKVKYELEFPIMSSPQLLYQYISTPSGLSEWFADNVNSRGEFFTFIWDDSEEKARLASKKSGEKVKFRWVDDNDKDSEYYFELRILEDEITKDVSLMVVDFAEHGDLHEAKLLWENQISDLKHVIGSV
- a CDS encoding sulfite exporter TauE/SafE family protein is translated as MEITTLLFLCLAAFAAGFIDAIIGGGGLIQTPIALVLLPNYAVSSVIGTLKIPAFSGTSFAAYQYLKKVTMNWRLLLLMAGLAFLAAFAGSTLLTMVSNDFMKPLLLAVLVFLAIYTFLKKDFGQRQEKALSYKRQVIYAALISVVVGFYDGFIGPGTGSFFVVAFISLLGFDFLHASANAKMVNLATNFGSICLFLLKGKIIWMVALPMAACNALGGWVGAKLAINKGNGFIRIFFLIVVIGTLIRFGYDVFMKK
- a CDS encoding RecQ family ATP-dependent DNA helicase, with the translated sequence MSEALKTLQKYWKYDSFRDPQDMIIQSVLDGKDTFALLPTGGGKSICFQVPGIMLPGICLVISPLVALMKDQVQNLQKRNIKAIALTGGISSDEIIDLLDNCQFGNYKFLYVSPERLQSDWIIERIKGLPINLIAIDEAHCVSQWGHDFRPAYLKIATLKSFFPKVPFLALTASATERVQEDICKELLLDNPVLFKKSFARENIAYMVFEAEDKLHRITQMLTKNPGPSIIYVRNRKSCHDIAAQLTSLGFRTAFYHGGLSTKDKERQMQLWMEESAQVIIATNAFGMGIDKPNVKTVIHVQLPENLENYYQEAGRAGRNGEKAFAVTLIAPSDIGTTKNQFIEVLPDKTFLKEVYIKLNNYFQIAYGEGFNDSFSFNLNHFCLHYKFPVLKTFNALQFLDRQGVITLSATFSEKVTIQFLLPSKEIIRYISLNSADEAVIVAVLRNYPGVYDMETPINSSLIARKAGTSEDTVFQILKRLHEKEIISFNSQANDSQLTFNEVREDSLTINRLSKFLEKQNDLKIAQFEAVVAYMTDKKLCKSRFILNYFGEQNTTDCGSCSVCITRKKAPSDPVATAKEIVALLKNSPLTSREIENRLNLTPEETIFAIQLLLEYNSITLNTKNQYLLK
- a CDS encoding AAA family ATPase; translation: MNKEIVVIIGGPGSGKTTLIDGLTDRGYTCYPEISREVTLEARKQGIEQLFLERPLLFSELLLEGRKKQFVSATNEAAEIVFLDRGIPDVLAYMHYIGDAYPAFFDNACKEHKYSKIFILPPWEDIYISDDARYENYEQAVLIHEHLVETYEKYGYNLIEVPKDTVDSRILFILDKLSK
- the fmt gene encoding methionyl-tRNA formyltransferase, with the protein product MNTLRIVFMGTPDFAVGILDTIYQNNYEIAAVITAPDKPAGRGQKLKYSAVKEYALAKNLPILQPTNLKDPSFLSELKSLNANLQIVVAFRMLPEAVWKMPSLGTFNLHASLLPEYRGAAPINWAIINGETKTGVTTFFIDDKIDTGAMILSSETEIEPNETAGELHDRLMHLGSDTVIRTLQQIEKGDVTTTIQAESSDIKTAYKLNKENCKVDWSKKGEEIHNLVRGLSPYPAAWCFINDKEQEWNVKLYETSFEAANHDFAAGKILATKKDLKVAVQNGYVQIHQLQFPGKKRMKTSELLNGIVFSENAIAS
- a CDS encoding YqgE/AlgH family protein; the protein is MISIKPQKGNLLIAEPSIIGDLSFNRSVILLADHNSDGSVGFILNKPLGYSIQDLIPEIHSNFKIYNGGPVEQDNLYFIHNVPELITNSIEISNGIYWGGDFELTKELINAGKIKKGNIRFFLGYTGWDIHQLEHELEENSWIVSENSHKNKIIGKSTVHFWKEKIMEQGGDYLIWSNAPENPVLN
- a CDS encoding DUF4290 domain-containing protein; the encoded protein is MKYSPEEAIGFLEYNAERPHLIIPEYGRHLQKLINQATVIEDRDERNKAAKYIITVMGSLNPHLRDVPDFQHKLWDQLFIMSDFTLDVDSPYPIPNKEVLNQKPDRLAYPQNFPKYRFYGNNIKYMIDVANKWEEGELKNALIMVIANHMKKSYLSWNKDSVKDEVIFEHLYELSGGKINLLKTDEELSNTTDLMRVNKKQSNKTQFGSKQKNGGNANSNKNFTNQKNSNNNNNKNNNRKA
- a CDS encoding HU family DNA-binding protein encodes the protein MNKSELIDAIAADAGITKAAAKLALESFLNNVEGTLAKGGRVSLVGFGSWSVSKRAAREGRNPQTGKTIKIAAKNVVKFKAGAELEGSVNK
- a CDS encoding DUF493 family protein, yielding MDKKTEEFYHRLKEELTNSTLWPSEYLFKFIVPTDTEKVAIIEKSFDGVGAVIQTSQSKTGKYTSVSINVTMNSAQSVIDKYLELSKIEGIISL
- the murA gene encoding UDP-N-acetylglucosamine 1-carboxyvinyltransferase, yielding MGTFKIEGGIKLKGEITPQGAKNEALQILCAVLLTPEKVTISNIPDIIDVNKLITLLGNLGVKIQKIGPNAYTFQADDVNLNYLESVAFKDEGRALRGSIMIVGPLLARFGKGYIPKPGGDKIGRRRLDTHFEGFISLGAKFRYNKEDHFYGVEAERLKGTYMLLDEASVTGTANIVMAAVLAEGKTTIYNAACEPYLQQLCKMLNAMGAKIHGVGSNLLEIEGVEALGGCEHRILPDMIEIGSWIGLAAMTQSEITIKNVSWDNLGVIPGTFRKLGITLERRGDDIHIPAHVDGYEIKTDIDGSILTIADAPWPGFTPDLLSIILVVATQAKGEVLIHQKMFESRLFFVDKLIDMGAKIILCDPHRATIIGHDFKSQLKATIMSSPDIRAGISLLIAALSAKGTSTIQNIEQIDRGYEKIDERLRAIGAKIVRV
- a CDS encoding aminotransferase class IV, with translation MINYNGLIVENSGIQIQENRGFLYGDAVFETLKVLDNKILFLEDHYFRLMASTRILRMDLPMNFTMEYFETQVLELLKTKEQVASYRVRFSVFRENGGFYLPKTNEVAFIVTAEPLENALYAFDAAAYEVELFKDAYVTRQLFSTLKSTNRMVQITGSIFAYENGYENCLVMNDEKNVVEALQANLFMLMDGKLITPPIADGCLNGIMRKQVLALSRKMEGLEVVEQSISPFDLQKADELFLTNVIKGVQPITKYRKKDYKTEFSADLVKKLNAFIRLN